A single window of Thermococcus celericrescens DNA harbors:
- a CDS encoding restriction endonuclease subunit S — protein sequence MSEALPAFQFYRETRFKEVELNGRKVRIPEEWEVVELGDVAEKFLGGGTPSTKKPEYWGGKIPWITSAIISGYYITEGEKYITELGLKNSSTNIVPKGHIIVATRVGLGKAAITKIDVAINQDLTGIILKSEKIEPEYAVRVITSPLVARLIIASARGTTIKGISRKELSKIKLPLPPLSEQKKIAEVLRTIDEAIQAVDESIAKLERLKKGSMERLLTQGINHTRFKEVELNGRKVRIPEEWEVKKVEDVIIEAKPGFASGKRDENGIIQLRMNNITTDGRVVLDHYLKVPIPRNKNIEDYLLKPGDVLFNNTNSVDLLGKSAVFRGECDFCTYSNHITRIRVKEDITIPEWLVYNFIRLWQMKYFKQIAIRHVGQAGIRKADLLAVKLPLPPLEEQKKIAEILRTIDEAIEAKRAKKEKLERMKKAVMEKLLTGEIRVR from the coding sequence ATGAGTGAGGCCCTTCCCGCTTTTCAGTTTTACAGGGAGACGAGGTTCAAGGAGGTCGAGCTTAACGGCAGGAAGGTCAGGATTCCGGAGGAGTGGGAAGTTGTCGAGCTTGGGGATGTTGCAGAGAAATTCCTTGGGGGAGGTACTCCTTCCACCAAAAAGCCTGAATATTGGGGGGGTAAAATTCCTTGGATTACAAGTGCAATAATCTCTGGGTACTACATTACTGAGGGTGAAAAATACATCACAGAGCTTGGCCTTAAGAACAGTTCAACCAACATTGTTCCCAAGGGGCATATTATCGTTGCAACCCGCGTTGGACTTGGAAAGGCCGCGATAACCAAAATTGATGTTGCGATAAACCAAGATTTAACTGGGATTATCTTGAAAAGTGAAAAAATTGAGCCAGAGTACGCTGTCAGAGTCATAACATCCCCTCTCGTAGCCAGATTAATAATTGCTTCGGCTCGTGGAACCACAATAAAGGGGATCTCTCGTAAGGAGCTTTCAAAGATAAAACTCCCCCTCCCACCACTCTCCGAACAGAAGAAAATCGCCGAGGTTCTCCGCACGATCGACGAGGCAATCCAGGCCGTTGATGAGAGCATCGCGAAGCTTGAGAGGCTCAAGAAGGGCTCAATGGAGAGGCTTCTCACCCAGGGCATCAACCACACCCGCTTCAAGGAGGTTGAGCTCAACGGCAGGAAGGTCAGGATTCCAGAGGAGTGGGAAGTTAAGAAAGTCGAGGATGTTATAATCGAAGCAAAACCGGGCTTTGCAAGCGGAAAAAGAGATGAAAATGGAATAATCCAGCTCAGAATGAACAACATAACAACCGATGGGCGAGTTGTGCTTGACCATTACTTAAAAGTTCCCATACCCAGGAACAAAAACATTGAAGATTATCTTTTGAAGCCAGGTGATGTTTTGTTTAACAATACAAACAGTGTTGACTTACTTGGAAAGAGTGCCGTCTTCAGGGGAGAATGTGATTTTTGCACTTACAGCAATCACATAACCCGTATTCGAGTCAAAGAAGACATAACAATACCCGAGTGGCTGGTGTACAATTTCATTCGCCTTTGGCAGATGAAGTATTTCAAGCAGATCGCAATAAGGCATGTGGGACAGGCTGGCATAAGAAAAGCAGATCTTCTGGCGGTAAAACTTCCACTCCCACCTCTCGAAGAGCAGAAGAAAATCGCCGAAATCCTCAGGACAATTGACGAAGCCATTGAAGCCAAGAGGGCGAAGAAGGAGAAGCTGGAGCGCATGAAGAAGGCCGTAATGGAGAAGCTCCTCACGGGGGAGATCAGGGTGAGATGA
- a CDS encoding HsdM family class I SAM-dependent methyltransferase — translation MVNPMPRSKAKSKTGVKNGADEWTILSELQPWVRERYLLIKEAFRDKEFTQEDVEKLFEKKRKELLEKGIDEAKFTTKNVGEVLSILRRAGLIIARKDVYDYRKTYYRLRFPTESKITRDKLISLLKAAADQIRGGLDYKSLLVFLFYKAISDRWMKKAQDLMKEGKPQIAAYMQVNRAYYHLFDEETGKLYTWHEVVKERESIKEMANALIKISEMNPELADLKKLVEVLGLIGFIKEDNLHKLEEIVKIFNRVDFAEFDSDILGDAYEWILSYFAPQKAKEGEVYTPREVIRLLVELLDIEDGSDILDPASGSGGMLIESYRYVKEKLEGGEPAIMLYGQELNETTAALSKLNLILHGIQEFRIFEGFDSLVNPRWEEVLRGEGVEDGKVDYVIANPPWNQDGYDEARLSDRRIKHIYKYGYTSKQSADWAWVQLMLYYARKKVGIVLDSGALFRGGSEKSIRQGIVEDDLIEAVVLLPEKLFYNTGAPGIIMVLNPNKPEERKGKILFINASREYRKHPEVRKLNQLGPEHIKKIVEAYREFKEIEGFSRVVDLEEVRKNDYNLNVSLYVFPEDEREHIDLNKEFKEFEEIEARERELVERAKAYIQGVLEVGGNE, via the coding sequence ATGGTGAACCCCATGCCAAGGTCCAAGGCGAAATCCAAAACTGGTGTTAAGAACGGTGCCGACGAATGGACAATTCTCAGCGAACTCCAACCCTGGGTTCGGGAGAGGTACCTTCTCATAAAAGAAGCGTTCAGAGACAAAGAATTCACCCAGGAAGACGTTGAAAAACTCTTTGAGAAAAAGAGAAAGGAACTCCTGGAAAAGGGGATTGATGAAGCAAAGTTCACCACCAAAAACGTCGGGGAAGTTCTCTCAATTCTCAGAAGGGCCGGCTTGATAATCGCAAGAAAAGACGTTTATGACTACAGGAAAACTTATTACCGCCTGAGGTTCCCGACGGAGAGCAAGATCACCCGCGACAAACTCATCTCGCTCCTCAAAGCTGCAGCAGATCAGATAAGGGGCGGCCTCGACTACAAGTCATTACTCGTGTTCCTCTTCTACAAGGCAATCAGCGACCGCTGGATGAAAAAAGCCCAGGACCTCATGAAAGAGGGAAAGCCCCAAATTGCCGCCTACATGCAGGTGAACAGGGCGTACTACCACCTCTTCGATGAGGAGACCGGCAAACTCTACACCTGGCACGAGGTCGTTAAAGAGAGGGAGAGCATTAAGGAGATGGCCAACGCCCTCATCAAGATATCCGAGATGAACCCTGAGTTGGCCGACCTTAAGAAGCTCGTCGAGGTTCTTGGGTTAATCGGCTTTATCAAGGAGGACAACCTTCACAAGCTTGAGGAGATCGTGAAGATATTCAACCGCGTGGACTTTGCCGAGTTTGACAGCGACATCCTCGGCGATGCCTACGAGTGGATTCTGAGCTACTTCGCCCCACAGAAGGCCAAGGAAGGAGAAGTTTACACGCCCAGGGAAGTCATAAGGCTCCTCGTGGAGCTGCTTGACATCGAAGATGGGAGCGACATCCTCGACCCGGCAAGCGGTTCCGGAGGAATGCTCATCGAGTCCTACCGCTACGTGAAGGAGAAACTCGAGGGCGGAGAGCCGGCCATAATGCTCTACGGCCAGGAGCTCAACGAGACGACGGCGGCACTCTCAAAGCTCAACCTCATCCTTCACGGAATTCAGGAGTTCAGGATATTCGAGGGCTTTGACAGCCTCGTTAACCCCCGCTGGGAGGAGGTACTGAGGGGAGAAGGCGTTGAGGATGGCAAGGTTGATTATGTCATCGCAAACCCACCGTGGAACCAGGACGGCTACGACGAGGCAAGGCTGAGCGACAGGAGAATAAAGCACATCTACAAGTACGGCTACACGTCAAAGCAATCAGCGGATTGGGCGTGGGTTCAGCTGATGCTGTATTATGCGAGGAAGAAGGTCGGTATCGTACTCGACAGCGGGGCGCTCTTCAGAGGGGGCTCGGAGAAATCCATAAGGCAGGGCATCGTCGAGGACGACCTCATCGAGGCCGTTGTCCTACTTCCGGAGAAGCTCTTCTACAACACCGGCGCCCCGGGAATAATAATGGTGCTCAACCCCAACAAGCCCGAGGAGAGGAAGGGGAAGATACTCTTCATCAACGCTTCCAGAGAGTACCGCAAGCACCCTGAAGTGAGAAAGCTCAACCAGCTCGGGCCGGAGCACATAAAGAAGATCGTCGAGGCATACCGTGAGTTCAAGGAAATCGAGGGCTTTTCGAGGGTTGTTGACCTCGAAGAGGTACGGAAGAACGACTACAACCTCAACGTCAGCCTTTACGTCTTTCCAGAGGACGAGAGGGAGCACATCGACCTTAACAAGGAGTTCAAGGAGTTCGAGGAGATTGAGGCAAGGGAGAGGGAGCTGGTCGAGAGGGCGAAGGCATACATTCAGGGGGTTCTGGAGGTGGGCGGAAATGAGTGA